The following are from one region of the Papaver somniferum cultivar HN1 unplaced genomic scaffold, ASM357369v1 unplaced-scaffold_132, whole genome shotgun sequence genome:
- the LOC113332904 gene encoding uncharacterized protein LOC113332904 produces the protein MDNCNPILTPIEERLKLTREGSGELVNSTDFKGLVGCLIYLTATRFDIMYAVRLVSRFMEEPIQSYLQAAKRILRYVRGTISMRILYNVSEDPKLVGFTDSDWAEAEYIAASNCATQAVWLRMMLKSLFEEQKTPTTIVCDNKSTIH, from the exons atggataattgtaatccaatCTTAACACCAATAGAAGAGAGACTGAAGTTGACAAGAGAAGGATCAGGAGAGCTTGTGAATTCAACAGACTTTAAAGGTCTTGTTGGATGTTTGATATATTTGACTGCTACAAGATTTGATATCATGTATGCAGTTAGATTGGTTAGCAGATTTATGGAAGAACCCATACAATCATatttacaagctgcaaaacgTATTCTGAGATATGTTAGAGGTACAATCAGTATGAGAATTCTCTATAATGTTTCAGAAGATCCAAAACTAGTTGGATTtactgatagtgattgggctg AAGCTGAGTATATAGCTGCTAGCAATTGTGCTACACAAGCTGTGTGGTTGAGAATGATGCTGAAGTCATTGTTTGAAGAACAGaagacaccaacaacaatagtttgtgataaTAAGTCTACAATTCATTAA
- the LOC113332747 gene encoding uncharacterized protein LOC113332747, translating to MASEIHMFRQSSMKAGNLGKYYINPSEKMMNMESEWIALEHEDGIEVIFYRDAFKGNPISGKIYYNQAIGDSENKDDVEYSYIMNTDYLDAKQLKGEISEGYYTVYIPKIKS from the exons ATGGCTTCCGAAATCCATATGTTCAGGCAATCAT CCATGAAAGCTGGAAACCTTGGGAAGTATTACATAAATCCATCTGAGAAAATGATGAACATGGAATCTGAATGGATAGCTTTAGAACATGAAGATGGTATTGAGGTGATTTTCTACAGGGATGCTTTTAAGGGTAATCCTATTTCAGGAAAAATATACTACAATCAGGCCATTGGCGATTCTGAAAACAAGGATGACGTCGAGTACAGCTACATAATGAATACTGATTATCTTGATGCTAAGCAACTTAAGGGTGAGATTTCAGAAGGGTATTATACGGTTTACATTCCTAAAATCAAAAGTTAA